Proteins encoded by one window of Rutidosis leptorrhynchoides isolate AG116_Rl617_1_P2 chromosome 7, CSIRO_AGI_Rlap_v1, whole genome shotgun sequence:
- the LOC139858514 gene encoding putative glucuronosyltransferase PGSIP8 yields the protein MMYMGTPRDYEFYIAIRVMLRSLSIKLRVQADLVVIASVDVPPYWIKTLEVEDGAKVVRVENLKNPYISEKNHDRFRLTLNKLYAWSLVEYDRVIMLDADNLFLQNTDELFQCGQFCAVFINPCIFHTGLFVLQPSTKVFKNMLHDIDIGRDNSDGADQGFIGGFFPDLLNQPLFHPPPNGTTLDGTYRLPLGYQMDASYYYLRLRWSVPCGPNSVITFPGASWLKPWYWWSWPVLPLGLQWHEQRREILGYQLEMPFVIIQAVIYLGIIGMTRLTHPSLTKLCHRSADRNMTILQTSLKAIAILSILISYILPFILVPHTIHPILGWTLYLLGSFALSCIATNVFLLPMLHVLIPWFGIIGVLFVMAYPWYNDGVVRALSVFAYAFCAAPVLWVSLMKIGSVLHTSFEREALFPSKLTDSIQPGFNKLY from the exons ATGATGTATATGGGGACACCAAGAGATTACGAGTTCTATATTGCAATTCGGGTCATGCTTAGATCTCTATCTATCAAACTTCGGGTCCAAGCAGATCTAGTAGTCATTGCATCTGTCGACGTTCCTCCCTATTGGATTAAAACTCT GGAAGTGGAAGATGGGGCAAAGGTGGTGAGAGTTGAGAACCTAAAAAACCCTTACATAAGCgaaaagaatcatgatagattcaGATTAACCCTAAACAAGCTCTATGCATGGAGCTTAGTCGAATACGATAGGGTTATTATGCTTGATGCCGATAATTTGTTCCTTCAAAATACAGATGAACTATTTCAATGCGGCCAATTCTGTGCAGTCTTCATCAACCCTTGCATCTTTCATACTGGCCTATTCGTGTTGCAG CCATCTACCAAGGTATTTAAGAATATGCTACATGACATAGATATTGGTAGAGATAATTCTGATGGAGCTGATCAAGGTTTTATTGGAGGCTTCTTCCCCGATCTTCTAAATCAACCATTATTCCATCCACCACCTAATGGCACCACACTTGATGGTACTTACAGACTCCCTTTGGGCTATCAAATGGACGCTTCCTATTATT ATCTTAGATTAAGGTGGAGTGTACCATGCGGACCAAACAGTGTCATAACATTTCCTGGTGCATCATGGTTAAAGCCATGGTACTGGTGGTCATGGCCTGTTCTACCTCTTGGCCTCCAATGGCATGAACAACGTAGAGAGATTCTCGG GTACCAATTAGAGATGCCTTTTGTAATAATCCAAGCCGTTATCTACCTCGGAATTATAGGAATGACTCGTTTGACTCACCCAAGTTTGACCAAATTATGCCATCGCAGTGCAGACAGAAATATGACCATCCTTCAAACAAGCCTTAAAGCTATAGCCATATTATCCATTCTCATATCGTACATACTCCCCTTCATATTAGTTCCTCATACGATCCACCCGATTTTAGGTTGGACCTTATACTTACTAGGGTCCTTCGCGCTCTCATGTATAGCGACTAATGTCTTTCTTCTTCCTATGCTACATGTCTTGATACCTTGGTTTGGTATTATAGGAGTCCTATTTGTAATGGCTTATCCATGGTATAATGATGGCGTTGTCAGAGCGTTGTCTGTTTTCGCATACGCCTTTTGTGCTGCACCAGTTTTGTGGGTTTCATTAATGAAAATCGGATCAGTGTTGCATACTTCATTTGAAAGAGAAGCTTTGTTTCCAAGTAAACTCACTGACTCGATACAACCTGGTTTCAATAAGTTATACTGA